One genomic window of Actinoplanes lobatus includes the following:
- a CDS encoding sterol-binding protein yields MATVEECRQALNDLAARLAANAEAQGKLDLDRTLACRLTDLGAAFHGRITGGRLVDITDGDDPKAKIALVITSDDLIALVDGRLELTRVISSIRANPFDLLKLRKLL; encoded by the coding sequence ATGGCCACCGTGGAGGAGTGCCGGCAGGCACTGAACGACCTCGCCGCCCGGCTCGCCGCCAACGCCGAGGCCCAGGGGAAGCTGGATCTCGACCGCACCCTGGCCTGCCGGCTCACCGATCTCGGCGCGGCGTTCCACGGCCGGATCACCGGCGGGCGGCTGGTCGACATCACCGACGGCGACGACCCGAAGGCGAAGATCGCCCTGGTGATCACGAGCGACGACCTGATCGCCCTGGTCGACGGCAGGCTGGAGCTCACGCGCGTGATCTCGTCCATCCGGGCGAACCCGTTCGACCTGCTCAAGCTCCGCAAACTCCTCTGA